A window of the Arenibacter algicola genome harbors these coding sequences:
- a CDS encoding DinB family protein gives MKAFFNQLFDYNFYCNKKLIEECQKLENVPERTTELFSHILNAHHIWNSRILGKKVEYGVFQLHSIKDWGDIHYENQRSSFEIITNVDSFEKRLDYENSQGRLFTNTIQDMLFHIINHSTHHRAQISVDFRNNSIEPLVLDYAFYKR, from the coding sequence ATGAAGGCTTTTTTCAATCAGCTGTTCGATTATAACTTTTACTGTAATAAAAAATTGATTGAAGAGTGCCAAAAGCTGGAAAATGTTCCAGAAAGGACAACGGAGCTCTTCAGTCATATATTAAATGCGCACCATATTTGGAATTCCAGAATTCTTGGTAAAAAAGTGGAATACGGTGTTTTTCAGTTACACTCTATAAAGGATTGGGGCGACATACATTATGAAAATCAAAGGAGCTCTTTTGAAATAATCACCAATGTGGATAGTTTTGAAAAGCGCTTGGATTACGAGAATTCCCAGGGTAGATTGTTTACCAATACCATTCAGGATATGCTGTTTCATATCATAAACCATTCTACGCATCATAGGGCCCAGATTTCTGTGGATTTCAGAAATAACTCCATTGAACCCCTGGTCTTGGATTATGCCTTTTATAAGCGATGA
- a CDS encoding GMC oxidoreductase, which produces MNQSEMFDAIVVGTGISGGWAAKELCENGLKTLVLERGPMVKHIEDYRTMNDDPWDYPLKGKLSKSDKEKYHIQSRLNWAPDESNKHFFVNDLEHPYVQTKRFDWIRGYQVGGRSLTWGRQSYRWSDIDFEANKKEGISIDWPVRYKDISPWYDKVEEYIGVSGQALGLKQLPDGKFQPPMKLNCVEEDFQKSIEEKFDDGRLVTIGRTAHITDPNADFEGRGVCQNRDRCWRGCPFGGYFSSNSSTLPAAERTGNMTLRPNSIVYEVVYDDKTKRATGVRVIDAETNEKMEFKARVIFLCASAMASVGILLQSKSERFPNGLGNDSDALGRGIMDHHYKLGATAKVDGYLDKYYKGRRANGFYIPRFVNMDEKTKRDGYVRGFGFQGTASRGDWSEAIGELGFGKELKESILRPGHWTIGVTGFGEFLPYDDNRVTLSPTEKDKWGLPQLAFDVEFKENELNMRKDIIKVIVEMFEAAGFKDVHSYEESSYPGLGIHEMGGARMGHDPKTSVLNKNNQIHNVPNVYVTDGAFMTSSNCVNPSLTYMAFTARAANHAAKQLKAGKFS; this is translated from the coding sequence ATGAATCAGAGTGAAATGTTTGATGCCATTGTTGTAGGTACCGGTATTAGTGGAGGTTGGGCAGCTAAAGAACTTTGTGAGAATGGGTTAAAGACTTTGGTGCTGGAAAGAGGACCAATGGTAAAGCATATCGAGGATTATCGCACAATGAACGATGACCCATGGGATTACCCATTAAAAGGTAAATTATCTAAATCCGATAAAGAAAAATATCACATACAAAGTAGGTTGAACTGGGCGCCGGATGAGAGCAACAAGCATTTCTTTGTAAACGATTTGGAGCACCCATATGTTCAAACCAAACGATTTGATTGGATAAGAGGTTATCAGGTTGGAGGGCGTTCCTTAACCTGGGGCAGACAGAGTTACCGTTGGAGCGATATTGATTTTGAAGCCAACAAAAAGGAAGGCATCAGTATTGATTGGCCTGTGAGATATAAGGACATTTCACCTTGGTATGACAAAGTTGAAGAATATATAGGGGTCAGTGGACAAGCGCTAGGGCTAAAACAATTGCCCGATGGCAAATTTCAACCCCCCATGAAATTGAATTGTGTAGAGGAGGACTTTCAAAAATCTATCGAAGAAAAATTTGATGATGGTCGTTTGGTGACCATTGGTCGCACCGCACACATTACAGATCCAAATGCAGATTTTGAAGGTCGGGGAGTTTGCCAAAATCGGGATAGATGCTGGCGTGGCTGCCCTTTCGGAGGCTATTTTAGCAGCAATTCATCTACTTTACCGGCTGCAGAAAGAACTGGTAATATGACGCTCAGGCCAAATTCCATTGTGTACGAAGTTGTCTATGACGATAAAACAAAAAGAGCGACTGGGGTAAGAGTCATAGATGCAGAGACCAACGAAAAAATGGAGTTCAAGGCCCGTGTAATTTTTCTCTGCGCTTCAGCCATGGCTTCTGTTGGTATATTGTTACAATCAAAAAGCGAACGCTTTCCCAACGGTCTCGGAAATGACTCGGACGCCTTAGGTAGAGGAATAATGGACCATCATTACAAATTAGGGGCAACCGCCAAAGTAGATGGGTATTTGGATAAATACTATAAAGGTCGCCGCGCCAATGGTTTTTATATTCCACGATTCGTAAATATGGATGAAAAGACCAAGCGTGATGGATATGTACGTGGATTCGGATTTCAAGGTACGGCCAGTAGAGGCGATTGGTCGGAAGCCATAGGGGAGTTGGGGTTCGGAAAAGAACTCAAAGAAAGTATTTTAAGGCCCGGTCATTGGACCATAGGTGTTACCGGATTTGGAGAATTCCTACCGTATGACGACAACAGGGTTACATTAAGCCCTACTGAAAAAGATAAATGGGGGCTTCCACAATTGGCCTTTGACGTTGAGTTCAAGGAAAACGAGTTGAATATGCGCAAGGATATCATAAAAGTTATCGTGGAAATGTTTGAAGCGGCCGGATTTAAGGATGTACATTCCTATGAGGAATCTTCCTATCCAGGATTGGGAATACACGAAATGGGAGGCGCCCGTATGGGGCATGATCCCAAAACTTCGGTCTTGAACAAAAATAACCAAATACATAATGTTCCTAATGTATATGTCACCGATGGTGCATTTATGACCTCTTCCAATTGTGTAAATCCGTCATTGACTTATATGGCATTTACGGCCAGGGCGGCAAATCATGCTGCCAAACAATTGAAGGCGGGTAAATTTTCATAA
- a CDS encoding 3-keto-disaccharide hydrolase yields MKKLIFSALIAVMVMGCKEKTDKKDMDVDSDPNPMANSDEMAPEVIEEGEWQVLFDGTNFDAWKRYLEDGVGDAWKIEDGAMVYYPPKERKKGEKYNLVTKEDFTNFVLSIDWKISEGGNSGIFWGVKEVESLPEAYHSGPEIQVLDNEKHPDAKNGPVRQAGALYDMVGPSEDVTKPVGEWNTCVITVDHKTNKGNVVLNGTEIASFPVHGEEWEAMIDKSKFKGSEHFGKYRTGKIGLQDHGDVVSFRNIKIKTLD; encoded by the coding sequence ATGAAAAAATTAATTTTTAGTGCCCTTATAGCTGTCATGGTTATGGGATGTAAAGAGAAGACAGATAAAAAAGACATGGACGTGGATTCGGATCCCAATCCAATGGCAAATTCGGATGAAATGGCTCCAGAGGTAATCGAAGAAGGCGAATGGCAGGTGTTATTTGACGGGACCAATTTCGATGCCTGGAAAAGGTATTTGGAAGATGGCGTTGGGGACGCCTGGAAGATAGAGGATGGAGCCATGGTATACTATCCGCCAAAGGAGCGTAAGAAAGGGGAGAAATATAATTTAGTGACCAAGGAAGACTTTACCAATTTTGTACTATCAATAGATTGGAAAATCTCTGAAGGTGGTAATAGCGGTATATTTTGGGGGGTTAAAGAAGTAGAAAGTCTACCCGAAGCCTACCATTCAGGACCGGAAATACAGGTATTGGACAATGAAAAACACCCGGATGCAAAAAATGGACCTGTACGACAGGCAGGGGCTTTGTACGATATGGTTGGTCCTAGTGAGGACGTTACCAAACCTGTTGGGGAATGGAATACCTGTGTAATTACCGTAGACCACAAAACCAATAAAGGGAATGTGGTATTAAATGGTACAGAAATAGCTTCTTTCCCAGTACATGGAGAGGAATGGGAGGCTATGATCGACAAGTCTAAATTTAAGGGATCGGAGCATTTTGGAAAATACAGGACTGGAAAAATAGGATTACAGGATCATGGGGATGTAGTTTCCTTCAGAAATATTAAGATAAAAACATTGGACTAA
- a CDS encoding 3-keto-disaccharide hydrolase, whose protein sequence is MRSIYVPLLLFLAFACKEKVEVDPLEPKDINATGQEIVVHGEYSGKEPTTPEETEFYKPVPPVVNPYDPIKKAPSDAIVLFGGDNLDNWISSRDSTAAKWIVNNDGSMTVNNKTGDIQTVQNFGSIQLHLEWKSPAEVQGKGQSRGNSGVFLNGLYEVQVLDNNDNDTYVNGQVGSIYKQHVPLAMASVPTGEWNTYDIIYHAPEFNDEGDKIKSGTITVLHNGVLVQDNVEIKGTTPYIGWPKNPAHGNGPLKLQDHGDNSRVSYRNIWVREL, encoded by the coding sequence ATGAGATCTATTTATGTCCCGTTATTATTGTTCTTGGCATTTGCGTGCAAGGAAAAAGTTGAAGTGGATCCATTGGAGCCAAAAGACATAAACGCAACAGGGCAAGAGATTGTGGTACACGGGGAATACTCGGGTAAGGAACCTACCACTCCTGAGGAGACCGAGTTTTATAAACCGGTGCCTCCTGTAGTAAATCCGTACGACCCTATTAAAAAAGCTCCAAGTGATGCCATTGTACTTTTTGGCGGGGACAATTTGGACAATTGGATCAGCTCAAGGGATAGTACGGCGGCCAAGTGGATCGTGAACAATGATGGTAGCATGACCGTTAACAACAAGACAGGGGATATTCAGACGGTGCAAAATTTCGGAAGTATCCAATTGCACTTGGAATGGAAATCTCCTGCAGAAGTTCAGGGAAAGGGGCAAAGTAGGGGCAATAGCGGGGTCTTTTTAAATGGGCTGTACGAGGTTCAGGTTTTGGACAACAATGACAATGATACCTATGTAAATGGACAAGTCGGATCCATATACAAGCAGCACGTACCTCTTGCTATGGCATCTGTTCCCACCGGAGAATGGAATACGTATGACATTATTTATCATGCCCCGGAGTTTAATGATGAAGGGGATAAAATTAAATCCGGAACCATAACGGTTTTACATAATGGGGTACTGGTTCAGGACAATGTTGAGATTAAGGGAACCACTCCCTATATAGGTTGGCCCAAAAACCCGGCCCACGGTAATGGTCCTTTAAAACTACAGGACCATGGGGACAATAGTAGGGTAAGTTACAGGAATATTTGGGTTAGGGAGCTATAA
- a CDS encoding YicC/YloC family endoribonuclease — protein MIQSMTGFGKHVIQLPSKKITIEIKSLNSKSLDLNARIPSTYREKELELRRTIAGSLVRGKVDFSLYIENTGAETSSEVNEVVVRQYMKQLGHIVSGNEMGLLEIAMRMPDTMKTEREDIDEEEYKVIKEALDEALKEINIFRTEEGKVLEADFEARISVLKSLLEQVAQMDPDRLLTIRERLEKAVADLKADLDTNRFEQELIYYLEKYDITEEKVRLLNHLDYFAATLKSDDSNGKKLGFISQEIGREINTIGSKANFAPMQQLVVQMKDELEKIKEQMLNVL, from the coding sequence ATGATCCAATCAATGACAGGGTTTGGGAAGCATGTAATACAACTTCCATCTAAGAAAATTACTATTGAAATCAAATCCCTCAACAGCAAAAGTCTCGATTTAAACGCTAGAATACCTTCCACATACCGGGAAAAGGAGTTGGAATTGCGCAGGACTATTGCAGGTTCATTGGTCAGGGGCAAGGTAGATTTTTCACTTTATATAGAAAATACCGGAGCAGAGACCTCTTCGGAAGTAAACGAAGTAGTGGTAAGGCAATACATGAAGCAGTTGGGGCATATTGTTTCAGGGAATGAAATGGGCCTGTTGGAAATCGCTATGCGCATGCCCGATACCATGAAAACTGAAAGAGAGGATATTGATGAGGAGGAATACAAGGTCATAAAGGAAGCATTGGACGAAGCGCTAAAAGAAATAAATATTTTTAGAACGGAAGAAGGTAAGGTTTTGGAAGCCGATTTTGAAGCCAGAATAAGCGTTTTAAAGAGTTTATTGGAACAGGTGGCACAAATGGACCCCGATAGGCTGTTAACGATAAGGGAACGACTGGAAAAGGCTGTTGCGGACTTAAAAGCCGATCTGGATACAAATCGTTTTGAACAAGAGCTGATCTATTACCTTGAGAAATATGATATCACGGAAGAAAAAGTCCGTTTGCTAAATCACTTGGATTATTTTGCCGCTACCCTTAAATCGGACGACTCCAATGGTAAGAAGCTGGGCTTTATTAGTCAGGAAATAGGCAGGGAAATCAATACCATAGGTTCCAAGGCAAATTTTGCCCCTATGCAACAGTTGGTGGTGCAGATGAAAGATGAATTGGAAAAGATCAAGGAACAAATGCTTAACGTTTTATAA
- a CDS encoding Gfo/Idh/MocA family protein — protein MSKKIRLGILGGGGDSLIGVLHRVASQINDNYEIVGAVFNPDFEANVAFAKEIDVPTNRIYKDFDTLVEEELKLPETERIQVCSVLTPNFLHFPMAKKLLENGFHVICEKPMTTTYEEAKILQATLEKAKTVFAVTHTYTGYPMVRQMREMIKAGAIGKIHKVDAAYYQGWINSIIHDKAKRSTVWRLDPKKAGISSCMGDIGVHAFNMIEYTTGLTIKSILADFNYLYEDNQMDVDGTVLIRMDKHVKGVIRSSQVATGEENGLSIAIYGEKGGLRWEQENPNYLYVLSDDKPLQVYKPGHAYNSKLSLNGTKLPPGHPEGIFDSMANIYLGVARAIRGEKYNDGEFPTMMDGVRGLDFIESTVESNKKGNVWINLK, from the coding sequence ATGAGCAAGAAAATTAGATTAGGAATTTTAGGGGGTGGAGGAGACTCCCTTATAGGGGTGTTGCATAGAGTGGCATCGCAGATTAATGATAATTACGAAATTGTTGGTGCAGTTTTCAATCCTGATTTTGAGGCAAATGTTGCTTTTGCCAAGGAAATAGATGTACCTACGAATAGGATCTATAAGGATTTTGATACCTTGGTGGAAGAGGAATTGAAACTTCCGGAGACAGAACGTATACAGGTATGCTCTGTACTTACCCCTAACTTTTTGCATTTTCCTATGGCCAAGAAGTTGTTGGAAAATGGGTTTCATGTAATTTGTGAAAAGCCCATGACCACCACCTACGAGGAGGCTAAAATATTACAGGCTACCTTGGAAAAGGCCAAGACTGTTTTTGCGGTTACCCATACATATACAGGGTATCCCATGGTTAGGCAAATGAGGGAAATGATAAAAGCCGGTGCTATTGGTAAAATTCACAAGGTGGATGCGGCATATTACCAAGGTTGGATCAACTCTATTATCCATGACAAGGCCAAACGCTCAACAGTTTGGAGATTGGACCCTAAAAAAGCCGGTATCAGTTCATGTATGGGAGATATAGGGGTGCATGCCTTTAATATGATAGAATATACTACCGGACTGACCATAAAATCCATTTTGGCAGATTTCAACTATTTGTACGAGGATAATCAAATGGATGTAGACGGTACGGTATTGATCCGAATGGATAAGCACGTGAAAGGGGTTATTCGCTCAAGTCAGGTTGCTACCGGGGAGGAGAACGGACTTTCAATTGCCATATATGGAGAGAAGGGCGGACTAAGATGGGAGCAGGAAAATCCCAATTACCTTTATGTCCTTAGCGATGACAAGCCGCTTCAGGTTTATAAGCCTGGCCATGCCTATAATTCCAAGTTGTCCTTGAATGGAACTAAATTGCCTCCAGGACATCCCGAAGGTATTTTTGACTCTATGGCCAATATTTATTTGGGTGTTGCAAGGGCCATTCGAGGTGAGAAATATAACGATGGCGAATTCCCTACCATGATGGATGGTGTTCGTGGGCTCGATTTTATAGAGAGCACCGTGGAGTCCAACAAAAAGGGGAACGTTTGGATCAATTTGAAGTAA
- a CDS encoding nucleoside permease, producing MNVKTKVQLSLMMFLEFFIWGGWFVTLGTFLGQNLKATGAESAMAYSTQSWGAIIAPFIIGLIADRYFNAERILGILHLLGALMMYQMYVAVDFAGFYPYVLGYMILYMPTLALVNSISFSQMKNPAKEFSFVRVFGTIGWIAAGLIISFVFLWDSESSRELGLLKNTFLMVAIASAVLGVFSFTLPKTPPKLKTDEKVSISDILGLDALKLLKDRNFFIFFLSSILICIPLAFYYQNANPFLSEIGMENPTGKMTIGQGSEVLFMLLLPYFFKKFGFKNTLIAGMLAWTIRYFLFAYGNAGDLAFMLILGIGLHGICYDFFFVSGQIYTDSKAGNKFKSAAQGLITLATYGVGMLIGFWVAGEITDSYKIGEGVHSWKDIWTFPAIFALGAMVLFAIFFKNEEVEYKE from the coding sequence GTGAATGTAAAAACCAAAGTTCAGTTGTCCTTAATGATGTTTCTCGAATTTTTTATTTGGGGAGGTTGGTTTGTAACCCTTGGCACTTTTTTGGGACAGAATCTCAAGGCCACTGGAGCTGAATCGGCAATGGCATATTCAACCCAATCCTGGGGAGCCATAATTGCACCTTTTATTATAGGGCTAATAGCGGACAGGTATTTCAACGCAGAGCGAATCTTAGGGATTTTGCATCTTCTTGGGGCTTTAATGATGTATCAAATGTATGTGGCCGTGGACTTTGCCGGTTTCTACCCCTATGTACTGGGATATATGATTCTCTATATGCCGACTTTGGCCTTGGTGAATTCTATCTCCTTCAGCCAAATGAAAAATCCCGCCAAGGAGTTTTCTTTTGTTAGGGTTTTTGGTACTATAGGTTGGATTGCGGCCGGACTAATAATTAGTTTTGTCTTCCTATGGGATTCGGAAAGCTCCAGGGAACTGGGCCTTCTGAAAAATACTTTTTTAATGGTGGCTATTGCATCTGCTGTTTTGGGGGTTTTTAGTTTTACCCTGCCCAAAACACCACCAAAGCTAAAAACGGATGAAAAGGTTTCCATTTCGGACATTTTGGGATTGGATGCCCTTAAACTTCTAAAGGATAGGAATTTCTTTATTTTCTTTCTTTCATCTATTTTAATATGCATTCCTTTGGCCTTCTATTACCAAAATGCAAATCCTTTTTTGTCAGAGATCGGAATGGAAAATCCAACAGGTAAAATGACTATTGGTCAGGGTTCGGAAGTTTTGTTCATGTTGTTATTGCCATATTTCTTTAAGAAATTTGGATTTAAGAATACCTTGATTGCCGGGATGTTGGCTTGGACCATTAGATATTTTCTATTTGCTTACGGAAATGCCGGAGATTTGGCCTTTATGTTAATATTGGGGATTGGCCTGCACGGTATTTGCTATGATTTTTTCTTTGTGTCCGGACAGATTTATACGGATTCAAAGGCAGGGAACAAATTTAAGAGTGCTGCCCAGGGATTGATAACACTGGCCACCTATGGAGTTGGAATGTTGATCGGGTTTTGGGTGGCAGGAGAAATAACGGATAGTTATAAAATTGGCGAAGGTGTACACAGCTGGAAGGATATTTGGACATTTCCTGCTATTTTTGCCTTAGGGGCAATGGTACTGTTCGCAATATTTTTTAAAAACGAAGAAGTTGAGTATAAAGAGTAA
- a CDS encoding SdpI family protein: MDWVFFLSATAPGLVLTIISCIYKVHPPKSINYLYGYRTLRSMRNQETWDFGNAIGAKMMLWVGISTFMAGAIAYFITPRWAMGISTFFLIVAIFAGIFWCDHQLRINFDKNGKPLFGKDPSN; the protein is encoded by the coding sequence ATGGATTGGGTGTTTTTCTTGTCAGCAACAGCGCCCGGTCTAGTTTTAACAATTATTTCCTGTATCTATAAAGTACATCCACCCAAGAGCATCAATTATCTTTATGGCTATCGGACGCTTAGAAGTATGCGGAACCAGGAAACTTGGGATTTTGGCAATGCTATTGGGGCCAAAATGATGTTGTGGGTTGGTATTTCAACTTTTATGGCTGGGGCAATTGCCTATTTCATTACTCCCCGTTGGGCTATGGGTATTTCTACATTTTTCTTAATTGTGGCCATATTTGCGGGGATTTTTTGGTGTGATCACCAATTGAGGATTAATTTTGATAAAAATGGAAAGCCATTATTTGGTAAAGACCCATCCAATTGA
- a CDS encoding sugar phosphate isomerase/epimerase family protein: MKRKNLKIKGISVVLLALLISVLSCKEAPKEQPKDMETSEVSMKAEEPFFKLSLAQWSMHKMVRQDGVDPYTFAEKAKNWGFTGLEYVSGLYYKELEAANFSKEAMAAFVEKCNAESKKHGMQNVLIMIDGQGDLATTDAQKRKEAVENHYKWVDAAADMGCHAIRVNLSGSKVPDEWMASSVDGLTQLATYAKGKNIEVLVENHGGLSSNAAMLAEVMTKVNMDNCGTLPDFGNFCIERTKDGCAEEYDIYKGISELMPHALAVSAKSYDFDADGNETKLDYPRILKIVKDAGYTGFIGVEYEGSVLSEEQGIIATRDLLIKAGKELN, translated from the coding sequence ATGAAGCGTAAAAATTTAAAGATCAAAGGAATCAGTGTTGTATTGCTTGCCTTATTAATAAGTGTGTTGTCTTGTAAGGAAGCTCCTAAAGAGCAGCCTAAAGATATGGAGACCTCAGAAGTATCCATGAAAGCTGAGGAACCGTTTTTTAAATTGTCTTTGGCCCAATGGTCCATGCATAAAATGGTGCGTCAAGATGGAGTTGATCCATATACATTTGCCGAGAAGGCCAAGAATTGGGGTTTTACAGGATTGGAGTATGTAAGTGGTTTATATTATAAGGAATTGGAGGCTGCTAATTTTTCCAAGGAAGCCATGGCCGCCTTCGTTGAAAAATGTAATGCAGAAAGCAAAAAACATGGTATGCAAAATGTCCTGATAATGATCGATGGTCAAGGAGATCTTGCTACTACGGATGCCCAAAAAAGAAAGGAAGCAGTTGAAAACCATTATAAATGGGTAGATGCGGCTGCCGATATGGGTTGCCACGCCATTAGGGTAAACCTGTCAGGAAGCAAGGTTCCCGATGAGTGGATGGCCAGTTCTGTTGATGGTCTAACCCAGTTGGCCACCTATGCCAAGGGAAAAAATATTGAAGTTTTGGTGGAGAACCATGGCGGGCTGTCGTCCAATGCGGCTATGTTGGCTGAGGTTATGACCAAGGTAAATATGGACAATTGCGGTACCCTTCCTGATTTTGGCAACTTCTGTATTGAAAGAACTAAAGATGGTTGCGCCGAGGAGTATGACATTTATAAAGGAATTAGTGAACTAATGCCACATGCCTTGGCCGTAAGTGCCAAGTCTTACGATTTTGATGCCGACGGTAATGAAACTAAACTGGATTACCCAAGAATACTTAAAATAGTTAAAGATGCAGGTTATACCGGCTTTATTGGTGTGGAATACGAAGGAAGCGTTTTAAGTGAGGAGCAAGGAATTATCGCTACCAGGGATTTATTGATAAAAGCAGGTAAGGAACTTAATTAG
- the gmk gene encoding guanylate kinase, whose translation MKGGKLIIFSAPSGSGKTTIVKHLLNQPELNLAFSISATSRPRRGKEKHGEHYYFMTLSEFKRHIKNDDFLEWEEVYRDNFYGTLKSEVDRLWAEGKNVIFDIDVVGGLRIKKKFPDQTLAVFVKPPSVDELKIRLKKRSTESEDKINMRIAKASVELATAPQFDAVIKNYDLDTALDEAHKLVAEYIGVEVKSKI comes from the coding sequence ATGAAAGGAGGAAAGCTAATTATTTTTTCTGCCCCCTCGGGCAGTGGAAAAACTACTATCGTCAAACACTTATTAAATCAGCCGGAGCTCAATTTGGCTTTTTCCATTTCTGCAACCTCCAGGCCCAGACGGGGCAAGGAAAAGCACGGTGAGCATTATTATTTTATGACCTTATCCGAATTTAAGAGGCATATTAAGAACGATGACTTTTTGGAATGGGAAGAGGTGTATAGGGATAATTTCTACGGGACTTTAAAAAGTGAGGTAGACCGACTATGGGCCGAGGGCAAGAACGTAATTTTTGATATAGACGTGGTCGGCGGCTTGCGAATTAAGAAGAAATTTCCTGATCAGACGCTTGCTGTCTTTGTAAAGCCGCCCAGTGTTGATGAACTTAAGATTAGGTTGAAAAAGCGCAGTACGGAGTCCGAGGATAAAATAAATATGCGGATTGCGAAAGCCTCTGTAGAATTGGCCACTGCCCCTCAATTTGATGCCGTAATCAAAAATTACGATTTGGACACTGCTTTGGACGAGGCGCATAAATTGGTAGCGGAGTACATAGGTGTTGAAGTGAAAAGTAAAATTTAG
- a CDS encoding ASCH domain-containing protein, whose product MDNASARNMWGDFLDAHLEFAFEEAPKVFHFSDNEQDADHGLDLVLKNLKKATTFSLLGLQNRKEPLPKIGAFIILTDWNGNAKCIVRTTAVKLKPFFSITKDYVLLDGLGDKSLEHWKKFHWDYFSRELAPFERVPRDSMIVVCVEFNKVYG is encoded by the coding sequence ATGGACAATGCTTCGGCTAGAAATATGTGGGGTGATTTTTTGGACGCCCACTTGGAATTTGCTTTTGAAGAAGCACCTAAAGTTTTTCACTTTAGCGATAATGAACAAGATGCCGACCACGGATTGGATCTAGTTCTAAAAAACCTTAAGAAAGCGACGACCTTTTCCCTGTTAGGTCTTCAAAACCGCAAGGAACCACTGCCTAAAATAGGAGCCTTTATAATCCTTACCGATTGGAATGGCAATGCAAAATGTATAGTTAGGACAACCGCCGTAAAACTAAAGCCATTTTTTAGTATTACTAAAGACTATGTTCTATTGGACGGCTTAGGGGATAAAAGTCTGGAACATTGGAAAAAATTCCACTGGGATTATTTCTCCCGTGAATTGGCTCCTTTTGAACGTGTCCCCCGTGATAGTATGATCGTGGTCTGTGTAGAGTTTAACAAGGTATACGGATAG
- a CDS encoding sugar phosphate isomerase/epimerase family protein yields MKTIKGPAVFLAQFVDEKAPFNSLDGMCKWASDLGYKGIQIPTWVDFLIDLDKAAESQTYCDELKGKINSYGLEITELSTHLQGQLVAVNPAYDLMFDNFAPDKVKNNPKARTEWAIDVVKKGATASRRLGLKAHATFSGSLLWHTAHPWPQRPAGLVEMGFEELAKRWLPILNHFDKEGVDVCYEIHPGEDLHDGDTFERFLAATGNHKRVNILYDPSHFVLQQLDYIAYIDHYHEFIKSFHVKDSEFNPTGKKGAFGGFNDWGDRAGRYRSLGDGQIDFKSIFSKLTQYGCDVWAVMEWECCIKSPEQGAREGAKFIQDHIIEATEKTFDDFAGAAIDKAVLKKILGL; encoded by the coding sequence ATGAAAACAATTAAAGGGCCGGCAGTATTTTTAGCGCAATTTGTCGATGAAAAAGCACCATTCAATTCATTGGATGGCATGTGTAAATGGGCATCCGATTTAGGATATAAGGGAATACAAATACCTACCTGGGTAGATTTTCTTATTGATTTGGATAAAGCTGCCGAGAGTCAGACCTATTGTGATGAGTTAAAGGGCAAGATAAATTCCTATGGACTGGAAATTACAGAGTTGTCTACACATTTACAAGGACAATTGGTGGCAGTTAACCCTGCCTACGACCTTATGTTCGACAATTTTGCGCCGGACAAGGTGAAGAACAATCCAAAGGCACGTACCGAATGGGCCATAGATGTTGTTAAAAAAGGAGCCACAGCGAGTCGTAGGCTGGGACTAAAGGCACATGCCACTTTCTCCGGCTCCCTGCTATGGCATACTGCCCATCCTTGGCCTCAAAGACCAGCGGGATTGGTGGAAATGGGCTTCGAAGAGTTGGCAAAAAGGTGGTTGCCCATCCTTAATCACTTTGATAAGGAAGGTGTAGATGTATGTTACGAAATCCACCCAGGAGAAGATCTTCACGATGGGGATACTTTTGAGCGTTTCTTGGCGGCTACCGGGAACCATAAACGAGTGAATATTCTGTACGATCCAAGTCATTTTGTACTTCAACAATTGGATTATATTGCGTATATAGACCATTATCACGAATTCATAAAATCGTTTCACGTTAAGGATTCGGAATTTAACCCGACAGGTAAAAAAGGTGCCTTTGGAGGTTTTAATGATTGGGGCGACCGTGCAGGTAGGTATCGTTCGCTGGGCGATGGACAGATAGATTTTAAGTCCATCTTTTCTAAACTTACGCAGTACGGCTGTGATGTTTGGGCGGTAATGGAATGGGAATGCTGTATAAAAAGTCCGGAACAAGGGGCTAGGGAAGGTGCCAAGTTTATCCAGGACCATATCATTGAGGCCACGGAGAAAACCTTTGACGATTTTGCCGGTGCAGCTATAGATAAAGCAGTATTGAAGAAAATATTAGGACTATAA